In Gemmata obscuriglobus, a single genomic region encodes these proteins:
- a CDS encoding Uma2 family endonuclease: MSIAEAPVVVSGPTHLDLPETDGKPVENAFEHPQSALLSDVLLPVLTRLHPDGNYFVGADTGIYWYHAKPNPLDGCKSPDWYYVPNVPRLLDGELRRSYVHFQEGGNPLVVVEYVSGNGDDERDRTPITGKFWVYEHAIAATFYVIWDTPRNVLEVYELIRGSYRQLDADANGRVRIRDMDISLGLWHGEYHGYTTNWLRAWDREGHMLPTAGERAEAQHRRAETEKQRAETEKQRAETEKQRAETEKQRAETEKQRAETEKQRAEKLAARLRALGVDPDSV; the protein is encoded by the coding sequence ATGTCGATCGCGGAAGCGCCCGTCGTTGTGAGCGGTCCGACGCACCTCGACCTTCCCGAAACGGACGGCAAACCCGTGGAGAACGCGTTCGAGCACCCGCAGAGCGCGTTGCTCTCAGATGTGTTGCTCCCGGTGCTGACCAGGCTGCACCCCGACGGCAACTATTTTGTGGGTGCGGACACGGGCATCTACTGGTATCACGCGAAGCCGAACCCACTCGACGGGTGCAAGTCGCCCGACTGGTACTACGTCCCCAACGTGCCGCGGCTGCTGGACGGAGAGCTGCGTCGCTCTTACGTCCACTTCCAAGAAGGGGGTAACCCGCTCGTCGTCGTGGAGTACGTCTCGGGAAACGGGGACGATGAACGTGACCGTACGCCGATCACCGGCAAGTTTTGGGTGTACGAGCACGCGATCGCGGCCACCTTCTACGTCATCTGGGACACCCCGCGAAATGTGTTGGAGGTGTACGAACTGATCCGTGGGAGCTACCGGCAGTTGGACGCGGACGCGAACGGACGGGTCCGTATCAGAGACATGGACATCAGCTTGGGTCTCTGGCACGGTGAATACCACGGGTACACAACGAACTGGCTGCGGGCGTGGGATCGCGAGGGGCACATGCTTCCGACCGCGGGAGAGCGTGCGGAAGCTCAGCACCGCCGCGCCGAGACCGAAAAGCAGCGCGCCGAGACCGAAAAGCAGCGCGCCGAGACCGAAAAGCAGCGCGCCGAGACCGAAAAGCAGCGCGCCGAGACCGAAAAGCAGCGCGCCGAGACCGAAAAGCAGCGCGCCGAGAAACTCGCCGCCCGGCTCCGCGCGCTCGGGGTCGATCCCGATTCCGTCTGA
- a CDS encoding glycosyltransferase codes for MFRLGVWLAYGTRLTPESGSGVFTYELIRALLRTDPPVELTVLTRPGDHDAVTASAGGPHPRLTVRSHILGEKSLPFALARECDAWLLPATVAGPHNHVPTVVWVSDGAAQEAARPPRPSIEFLGGEEPTVAALLHSATACVCLSAGTANRVLRDGLGLSPAKLRVVRPALPADFAPPSAPPPRPSDRPYLFWPAAFRASKNHAALITALHRLGERYGERGFDLVLTGDEPGHLPDGLRALVDSYGLGDRVRVLGPVPRIELARLYACAFATVIPSAPAQGPFPLYESLASGCPVACSNVPSLAEHARTLGDAVPYFDPADPDSIARAVLRVRDDRSEVLARQRAAAAPLWDRTWADVAREVLDVCRESAAIATIPPAERAARCARPWPDRPPLSATPVGAPELLLFLPVVYPGGVWQATKDLLTDLVDINRRAGRLALTFALPDHEGDHTVLRALRPALPIDRFDFAPITRLEAARLIGPAAGELPERVYGFFKGCPEHALRADAWFALADRFRFPLLPVRPYGVLVYDMIQRHAPETFPEWFFEWSERGMAPTVERADLVLTASESTRSDVVRSYAVDPNKVRMVPIAGAPARRFAAVTPEPVALPREPFLLQVTNIAPHKGIRVMLRGYAELKKRLGADTPLLVVCGYGTEMIAPTSQERIEDPNLRVVRRLFAELGLREGQDVAPLGFVNDAQLCDLYQRAAVVVNAARYDNGTLCAIEGRYFGRPVVSSAYPAAEEMARRFDLPVHFFPVEDAVGLADRLAGALAERPLTGADLSDARKHLDRPEFAHRRYAEGVYELLVELAERGRSRHTGA; via the coding sequence ATGTTCCGCCTCGGTGTGTGGCTCGCCTACGGCACCCGACTGACGCCCGAATCGGGGTCGGGTGTGTTCACCTACGAACTGATCCGCGCCCTGCTGCGTACCGATCCGCCCGTCGAGCTGACCGTCCTGACCCGGCCGGGCGATCACGACGCAGTCACGGCCAGCGCCGGCGGCCCCCACCCGCGACTCACCGTCCGCTCGCACATTCTCGGCGAGAAGAGCCTGCCGTTCGCCCTCGCCCGCGAGTGCGACGCCTGGCTGCTGCCGGCCACAGTCGCCGGCCCGCACAACCACGTCCCCACGGTGGTGTGGGTGTCCGACGGCGCCGCCCAGGAGGCGGCCCGCCCCCCCCGACCGTCGATCGAGTTCCTGGGCGGTGAGGAGCCGACCGTGGCCGCCCTCCTCCACTCGGCCACCGCGTGCGTGTGCCTGTCGGCGGGCACGGCCAATCGCGTCCTGCGCGACGGTCTGGGGCTGTCGCCCGCGAAGTTGCGGGTCGTCCGCCCGGCCCTGCCCGCGGACTTCGCGCCCCCCTCGGCGCCCCCACCGCGGCCCTCGGACCGCCCGTACCTGTTCTGGCCGGCGGCGTTCCGCGCTTCCAAGAACCACGCCGCGCTCATCACCGCCCTCCACCGGCTTGGCGAGCGCTACGGCGAACGTGGGTTCGATCTCGTGCTCACCGGTGACGAGCCCGGCCACCTGCCCGACGGGCTGCGCGCGCTCGTCGACTCTTACGGGCTCGGGGACCGCGTCCGCGTCCTGGGGCCGGTGCCACGAATCGAACTGGCGCGGCTCTACGCCTGCGCGTTCGCGACCGTGATCCCGTCCGCGCCCGCACAGGGGCCGTTCCCGCTTTACGAGAGTCTGGCGAGCGGCTGCCCGGTCGCGTGCTCGAACGTCCCGAGCTTGGCTGAGCACGCTCGCACGCTCGGCGACGCCGTCCCGTATTTCGACCCGGCCGACCCGGATTCGATCGCCCGCGCGGTGCTGCGCGTGCGGGACGACCGCTCCGAGGTGTTGGCCCGCCAGCGCGCGGCCGCAGCGCCGCTCTGGGACCGTACCTGGGCGGACGTCGCCCGCGAGGTGCTGGACGTGTGCCGCGAGTCCGCGGCAATCGCCACGATCCCCCCGGCCGAACGGGCGGCGCGGTGCGCCCGGCCGTGGCCCGACCGACCGCCCCTCAGCGCAACCCCCGTCGGCGCGCCGGAGCTGCTCCTGTTTTTGCCGGTCGTGTATCCCGGGGGTGTGTGGCAGGCGACCAAAGACCTTCTCACCGACCTGGTGGACATCAACCGGCGGGCGGGCCGGCTGGCGCTGACGTTCGCCCTGCCGGACCACGAGGGCGACCACACGGTGCTGCGTGCGCTCCGCCCGGCGCTCCCGATCGACCGGTTCGACTTCGCACCGATCACCCGCCTGGAGGCCGCGCGGCTAATCGGTCCGGCCGCAGGCGAGCTGCCGGAACGGGTGTACGGGTTCTTCAAGGGCTGCCCCGAGCACGCGCTCCGGGCGGACGCCTGGTTCGCGCTCGCCGACCGGTTCCGGTTCCCGCTGCTGCCCGTCCGCCCGTATGGCGTGTTGGTCTACGATATGATCCAGCGGCACGCGCCGGAGACGTTCCCGGAGTGGTTCTTCGAGTGGTCCGAGCGCGGGATGGCGCCCACCGTCGAGCGGGCCGACTTGGTGCTCACCGCCAGCGAGAGCACCAGATCGGACGTGGTCCGCTCGTACGCCGTCGACCCGAACAAGGTCCGCATGGTGCCGATCGCCGGCGCACCGGCGCGGCGGTTCGCGGCGGTGACGCCCGAGCCGGTCGCACTGCCGCGCGAGCCCTTCCTGTTGCAGGTGACCAACATCGCCCCACACAAGGGGATCCGGGTCATGCTGCGGGGGTACGCCGAGTTGAAGAAGCGGCTCGGTGCCGACACCCCGCTGCTCGTCGTATGCGGGTACGGCACGGAAATGATCGCCCCCACTTCACAGGAGCGGATCGAGGACCCGAACCTGCGCGTGGTCCGGCGTCTGTTCGCGGAACTCGGGCTGCGCGAGGGGCAGGACGTGGCGCCGCTGGGATTCGTCAACGACGCCCAGTTGTGCGACCTGTACCAGCGTGCGGCGGTGGTGGTGAACGCCGCACGGTACGACAACGGCACCCTGTGTGCCATCGAGGGGCGGTATTTCGGCCGCCCGGTGGTGAGCTCCGCATACCCGGCGGCCGAGGAGATGGCCCGGCGGTTCGATCTGCCGGTCCACTTCTTCCCGGTTGAGGACGCGGTCGGTCTGGCGGACCGGTTGGCGGGTGCGCTGGCCGAGAGGCCGCTGACCGGGGCCGACCTGTCGGATGCTCGGAAGCACCTGGATCGCCCCGAATTCGCCCACCGCCGGTACGCGGAGGGGGTGTACGAACTGCTGGTCGAGCTGGCGGAGCGCGGCCGCTCCCGGCACACTGGCGCGTGA
- a CDS encoding PQQ-binding-like beta-propeller repeat protein produces MTRVLFPAVLAAAALCPAPGAADWPVFRGDPLMTGTGTAKLPDALEERWTFKAKDAVEAAPAVVGDTVYLASLDKHLYAVELATGKEKWKVKLGAMKAAPAVRGDRVFVGNLDGKFFCLNATDGSKVWEFETAGEIMSGANFHGSNVLVGSHDSTLYCLNANGKKVWDVKTDGPVNGSPAVIGDVTFVAGCDSVLHILDAKTGKELGSVDLGGQAAATAAIADNVAYVGTMANTLVAVDVKKKEKLWSFEAPVRQQPFYASAAAGELIVAGSRDKKLYGLDPKTGKKVWEFATKGQVDASPVVVGGKVYGGCLSDDGEFYVLDLKTGKKVQELALDAAVCGSPAVGPDCLIVGTDKGVVYCLGKK; encoded by the coding sequence ATGACCCGCGTTCTGTTCCCGGCCGTGCTGGCCGCTGCGGCGCTGTGCCCCGCTCCCGGCGCTGCCGACTGGCCGGTGTTCCGCGGCGACCCGCTCATGACCGGGACCGGAACCGCCAAGCTCCCTGACGCGCTCGAAGAGCGGTGGACGTTTAAGGCCAAAGACGCGGTCGAGGCGGCCCCGGCCGTCGTCGGTGACACGGTGTACCTCGCGTCCCTGGACAAACACCTGTACGCCGTCGAACTCGCCACCGGCAAGGAGAAATGGAAGGTCAAGCTTGGCGCGATGAAGGCGGCCCCGGCCGTCCGGGGCGACCGTGTGTTCGTGGGCAACCTGGACGGCAAGTTCTTCTGCCTAAACGCTACTGACGGCTCAAAAGTGTGGGAGTTCGAGACCGCTGGCGAGATCATGTCCGGGGCCAACTTCCACGGCTCCAACGTGCTGGTGGGGTCTCACGACTCGACCTTGTACTGCCTCAACGCCAACGGCAAAAAGGTCTGGGACGTGAAGACGGACGGTCCCGTCAACGGCTCGCCGGCCGTGATCGGTGACGTGACGTTCGTGGCCGGCTGTGACAGCGTCCTCCACATCCTCGATGCCAAAACCGGGAAGGAACTCGGGTCCGTGGACCTCGGCGGACAGGCCGCCGCGACCGCCGCGATCGCCGACAACGTGGCGTACGTCGGGACGATGGCGAACACATTGGTGGCAGTAGATGTGAAGAAGAAGGAAAAGCTGTGGTCGTTCGAGGCGCCGGTGCGACAGCAGCCGTTCTACGCGAGCGCCGCTGCCGGGGAACTGATCGTGGCCGGCAGCAGGGATAAGAAGCTGTACGGGCTCGACCCGAAAACGGGAAAGAAAGTTTGGGAGTTCGCAACAAAGGGACAGGTCGATGCGTCGCCGGTCGTGGTGGGCGGGAAGGTGTACGGCGGGTGCCTGAGTGACGACGGCGAGTTCTACGTTCTCGATCTGAAGACGGGGAAGAAAGTCCAGGAACTCGCACTCGACGCCGCCGTGTGTGGGTCTCCTGCCGTAGGGCCGGACTGTCTCATTGTCGGCACAGACAAGGGCGTAGTATACTGTTTGGGAAAGAAATAG
- a CDS encoding prepilin-type N-terminal cleavage/methylation domain-containing protein translates to MHRAARRGFTLIELLVVVAIIAVLLRLLFPAF, encoded by the coding sequence ATGCATCGGGCCGCACGCCGCGGTTTCACGCTGATCGAGTTGCTGGTTGTGGTGGCCATAATCGCGGTGCTGCTCAGGTTGCTATTCCCCGCCTTCTAA
- a CDS encoding coproporphyrinogen-III oxidase family protein gives MTVSAAEQEKTGLGNYFIANYPQFSFWSSSYLPDAERAVNSPPRPGVPLGLYLHIPFCRKRCKFCYFRVYTDKNASDISVYLNAITKEVELLSKTGCVGGRPLDYVYFGGGTPSYLSASQLDGLMSRLRAIMPWDSAREVTFECEPGTLQKHKLETLRTHGITRLSLGVENFKPEILQYNGRAHSEDEIYRAFGWARELGFPQINIDLIAGMVGEDWDNWKRCVAKLLELQPDCVTIYQMELPYNTEFSKALRVKDGAARTSLDLIQPAEGTVSPAGNVADWPTKRAWTKYAFDELVKNGYEVSSATTVVKSKANTKFVYREALWRGADMFGTGVASFGHVNGVHMQNLDTWEAYVGKLEAGELPLGRAFPTTERDRLIREVVLLLKTGHLDVDYFRGKYGVDIRTEFREPLAKLDREGWLKVTGEGVDCTPEGLIQIDRHLPAFFDPQYLSSRYT, from the coding sequence ATGACTGTCAGCGCTGCCGAGCAAGAAAAAACGGGCTTGGGTAACTACTTCATCGCGAACTACCCACAGTTCTCGTTTTGGAGTAGTTCGTATCTCCCCGATGCCGAGCGGGCGGTCAACTCGCCCCCGCGCCCCGGTGTCCCGCTCGGTCTGTACCTCCACATCCCGTTCTGCCGGAAGCGGTGCAAGTTCTGTTATTTTCGTGTCTACACGGACAAGAACGCCAGCGACATCTCGGTCTACCTCAACGCGATCACCAAAGAGGTCGAGCTGCTCAGCAAGACGGGGTGTGTCGGCGGTCGGCCGCTGGACTACGTTTATTTCGGCGGCGGGACCCCGTCGTACCTCAGCGCGTCACAGCTCGACGGGCTGATGTCGCGCTTGCGGGCCATCATGCCGTGGGACAGCGCCCGCGAGGTAACGTTCGAGTGCGAGCCCGGCACGCTCCAGAAGCACAAACTGGAAACGCTTCGAACGCACGGCATCACCCGCCTGAGCCTCGGGGTCGAGAACTTCAAGCCGGAGATCCTTCAGTACAACGGGCGCGCGCACTCCGAAGACGAGATCTACCGCGCGTTCGGCTGGGCGCGCGAGCTCGGGTTCCCGCAAATCAACATCGACCTGATCGCCGGGATGGTGGGGGAGGACTGGGACAACTGGAAACGCTGCGTCGCAAAGCTCTTAGAGCTTCAGCCGGATTGCGTGACCATTTACCAGATGGAGCTGCCGTACAACACGGAGTTCTCCAAGGCGCTCCGGGTCAAGGACGGTGCCGCACGCACGTCGCTCGATCTGATCCAGCCCGCCGAGGGAACTGTATCGCCCGCGGGCAACGTCGCGGACTGGCCCACGAAACGCGCCTGGACCAAGTACGCGTTCGACGAGTTGGTCAAAAACGGCTACGAGGTCTCCAGCGCGACTACGGTGGTGAAGAGCAAGGCGAACACGAAGTTCGTGTACCGGGAAGCCCTCTGGCGCGGGGCGGACATGTTCGGAACTGGCGTCGCGTCGTTCGGGCACGTGAACGGCGTTCACATGCAGAACCTCGACACCTGGGAAGCATACGTTGGCAAGCTGGAGGCCGGTGAGTTGCCCCTCGGCCGCGCGTTCCCGACTACCGAGCGCGACCGGTTGATCCGCGAGGTCGTCCTCCTCCTCAAAACCGGTCACCTCGACGTGGACTACTTCCGAGGCAAGTATGGGGTTGACATCCGCACCGAGTTCCGCGAACCGCTCGCAAAACTGGACCGCGAGGGGTGGCTCAAGGTCACCGGAGAAGGCGTCGATTGCACCCCCGAAGGGCTGATCCAGATTGATCGGCACCTGCCGGCGTTCTTTGATCCGCAATACCTGAGTTCGCGGTACACTTGA
- a CDS encoding aldehyde dehydrogenase family protein — protein sequence MIQIPALRFGKAYTSLDKAQLIHHVTGEPVAEVSQVTGSMIARDLSNMERAHRELAAIPVRDLLAMYKKAADYFLNATLPCGDTELTFDQYTRLLSATTGSALVFCDRNARKVHYVLDNIEEVIGGLTRGLPIDALDKGYTTATGQMQAFYPTTDVFGAVLPSNSPGVHSLWVPTLAFKIPLLLKPGREEPWTPYRVLQAFIKAGVPANVLGFLPTDHAGSADILRLCGRSMAFGDDRSMAPYKNDHRVEIHGTGYSKIIFGEDQADHWAQHTDLMVEAVAGNGGRACVNASAIWTPKNADAIAEGVARKLAGAKARPWDDPACEVSAFAKPEVAEAINNMVEEGLKTPGARDITQELRGSPRLVKEGRCAWLLPTIIRCDTPDHPLANKEFLFPYASVVEYPQYDVLKRIGYTLAATALTDDPAFIAECMACPSIERLNIGPLPTNRLTWDQPHEGNLFTHLYKQRALQHARRPAAV from the coding sequence ATGATCCAAATCCCCGCGCTCCGTTTCGGCAAAGCGTATACGAGCCTCGATAAGGCCCAACTCATTCACCACGTCACCGGCGAACCGGTCGCGGAGGTGAGCCAAGTCACGGGGTCCATGATCGCCCGCGACCTGAGCAACATGGAGCGGGCGCACCGTGAGCTGGCCGCGATACCCGTCCGCGACCTCCTGGCGATGTACAAGAAGGCCGCCGATTACTTCCTCAACGCCACCCTGCCCTGCGGCGACACCGAACTCACCTTCGATCAGTACACCCGCCTGCTGTCGGCCACCACCGGCAGCGCGCTGGTGTTTTGCGACCGCAACGCGCGAAAGGTTCACTACGTTCTGGACAACATTGAGGAGGTGATAGGGGGACTGACCCGCGGGTTGCCGATCGACGCCCTCGACAAGGGGTACACGACCGCCACCGGCCAGATGCAGGCGTTCTACCCCACGACCGACGTGTTCGGCGCGGTACTGCCCTCGAACTCACCCGGCGTTCACTCGCTGTGGGTGCCCACCCTCGCGTTCAAAATCCCACTTCTCCTGAAGCCGGGCCGCGAGGAGCCGTGGACCCCGTACCGGGTGCTCCAGGCGTTCATCAAGGCCGGCGTGCCGGCGAACGTGCTCGGATTCCTGCCGACCGACCACGCCGGCAGCGCCGACATCCTCCGGCTCTGCGGCCGCAGCATGGCCTTCGGCGACGACCGCAGCATGGCGCCGTACAAGAACGACCACCGGGTCGAGATCCACGGCACCGGGTACTCCAAGATCATCTTCGGCGAGGACCAGGCCGACCACTGGGCGCAGCATACCGACTTGATGGTCGAGGCGGTCGCGGGCAACGGCGGGCGGGCGTGCGTGAACGCCAGCGCCATCTGGACCCCGAAGAACGCCGACGCCATCGCAGAGGGAGTGGCCCGGAAGCTCGCCGGCGCGAAGGCCCGTCCATGGGACGACCCCGCTTGCGAGGTCAGCGCTTTCGCCAAGCCCGAAGTGGCCGAGGCGATTAATAACATGGTCGAGGAGGGCCTGAAGACTCCCGGCGCTCGGGACATCACGCAGGAGCTGCGGGGCTCGCCGCGGTTGGTGAAGGAGGGGCGGTGCGCGTGGCTGCTGCCCACTATCATCCGGTGCGACACGCCCGACCACCCGCTGGCGAACAAGGAGTTCCTGTTTCCCTACGCCAGCGTCGTAGAATACCCGCAATACGACGTGCTGAAGCGGATCGGTTACACCCTCGCGGCCACGGCCCTGACCGACGACCCGGCGTTCATTGCAGAGTGCATGGCGTGCCCGAGCATCGAGCGCCTCAACATCGGGCCGCTCCCGACGAACCGACTGACCTGGGACCAGCCGCATGAAGGGAACCTCTTCACCCACCTCTACAAGCAGCGCGCCCTCCAGCACGCCCGGCGGCCTGCCGCCGTTTGA
- a CDS encoding FG-GAP repeat domain-containing protein, with translation MIRRPSFLSQLWSDWSVAAEAAPTQGPLLNLETLEGRAMPSAVLARVRQDPTITPAASYDEVVLVADNGSELVLFSQSHGSGYGASGASAAVADSGDVVVAFTPSYSASTVPSASLGGLFRYSPVSGSVIQIGTVPSSTFGLDIAVTTDGTVVEARTRNVGTSQYNEVVALTGNGAETVLFSEAYAQGYGANGASVAVAGSGDLVIAFTPNAVLRLNPTAFAGGLYRYSSASGKVTPIGPLNPNTSDLDIAVTADGSIIGARTRFTTAAPYTHYDEVVAFNGGTETVLFSEAHAIGYGAVGASAAAADNGDVVIAFGQNFYAATVPGASTGGFFRYSAATGTVTRTGAVPPRISPFDLAAARSEMTVPPAVPPEDPAPEPPTNTAAFTLNLTHDAIVSTAVGGQLSLPVGSIEPFAGYTDALQTAAADVNGDGVADVFVATASSSSHVKLYDGATGALLRSFLAFEGYNGGVSVGAADIDGDGTIDLIVGTLTGSSHVKVLSGKTDQLLDSFFAFDGFTGGVRVTGTNNADGTGQIAIGTATGPSHVKVFKGQSLTLMSSQLIFAGYTGGLNVGFTDVNGDGTADLLAGTAANSSHVVAVDGKSQDVLVSFLAFPGYAGGVSVAGNGGNIRVGAAGFGPPQVTEFDPTATAIDSFMAFDEGYLGGVLVS, from the coding sequence ATGATCCGTCGCCCATCATTCCTGTCGCAGCTTTGGTCGGACTGGTCCGTTGCTGCCGAAGCCGCCCCAACCCAGGGGCCGTTGCTGAACCTCGAAACGCTTGAGGGCCGTGCGATGCCCTCGGCCGTTCTAGCTCGGGTCCGCCAGGACCCCACGATCACTCCGGCGGCGAGCTACGACGAGGTCGTCCTAGTTGCCGACAATGGGTCCGAGTTGGTGCTATTCAGCCAGTCGCACGGGAGCGGATACGGAGCCAGCGGGGCCAGCGCCGCCGTGGCCGACAGCGGCGATGTCGTGGTCGCCTTCACCCCGAGCTACTCGGCCAGTACGGTCCCGAGCGCGTCCCTGGGTGGGCTGTTCCGGTACAGCCCGGTGAGCGGCAGCGTCATCCAGATCGGCACTGTCCCCTCAAGCACGTTCGGCCTGGACATCGCGGTAACCACCGACGGAACGGTTGTCGAAGCTCGAACCCGGAACGTTGGAACGTCCCAGTACAACGAAGTGGTTGCCCTCACCGGCAACGGAGCCGAGACGGTGCTGTTCAGTGAGGCGTACGCGCAAGGGTATGGGGCCAACGGGGCGAGCGTAGCGGTAGCGGGCAGCGGCGACCTCGTCATCGCCTTCACGCCCAACGCCGTTCTCCGGTTGAACCCGACCGCGTTCGCGGGCGGACTGTATCGTTACAGTTCGGCCAGCGGTAAAGTCACCCCGATCGGCCCACTCAACCCGAACACGTCCGACCTGGACATCGCGGTCACCGCCGATGGGAGCATCATCGGAGCCCGGACCCGGTTCACCACGGCGGCCCCGTACACCCATTACGACGAGGTGGTCGCCTTCAACGGCGGGACCGAGACGGTACTGTTCAGCGAGGCACATGCGATTGGATACGGTGCCGTCGGCGCCAGCGCGGCCGCCGCGGATAACGGTGACGTGGTGATCGCGTTCGGCCAGAATTTCTATGCCGCAACGGTCCCGGGGGCGTCCACCGGCGGATTCTTCCGGTACAGCGCGGCGACCGGTACTGTTACCCGGACCGGTGCGGTCCCCCCCCGCATATCTCCCTTCGACCTCGCGGCGGCTCGCTCTGAGATGACGGTCCCACCGGCAGTTCCGCCGGAGGACCCGGCCCCGGAACCGCCGACCAATACGGCCGCCTTCACGCTAAACCTGACCCATGACGCAATCGTGTCGACCGCCGTGGGCGGCCAACTGAGCCTGCCGGTGGGTAGCATCGAGCCGTTCGCGGGGTACACCGATGCCCTGCAGACTGCCGCCGCAGATGTGAACGGCGATGGGGTCGCCGACGTCTTCGTCGCGACGGCCAGCTCCTCCAGCCACGTCAAGTTGTACGACGGCGCCACCGGCGCCCTGCTCCGGAGCTTCCTCGCCTTCGAAGGGTACAACGGCGGCGTGTCCGTCGGCGCGGCCGACATCGACGGGGACGGGACCATCGACTTGATCGTCGGCACGCTCACGGGCTCCTCGCACGTGAAAGTGCTGAGCGGCAAGACCGATCAGTTGCTGGACAGTTTCTTCGCGTTCGACGGCTTCACGGGCGGCGTCCGGGTGACAGGAACCAACAACGCCGATGGCACGGGCCAGATCGCCATCGGCACCGCGACCGGGCCTTCGCACGTCAAGGTTTTCAAGGGCCAGTCGCTCACACTCATGTCGAGCCAGTTGATTTTCGCCGGGTACACCGGCGGGCTCAACGTCGGGTTCACCGATGTCAACGGCGACGGAACGGCCGACCTGCTGGCGGGTACGGCGGCCAACTCCTCTCACGTGGTTGCCGTCGACGGGAAGAGCCAAGACGTCCTGGTTAGCTTCCTCGCGTTTCCGGGTTATGCTGGTGGCGTGTCCGTTGCGGGCAACGGGGGCAACATCCGGGTCGGGGCCGCCGGCTTCGGTCCGCCGCAGGTGACAGAGTTCGACCCGACCGCGACCGCGATCGACAGCTTCATGGCCTTCGACGAGGGGTACCTGGGTGGGGTGCTCGTGAGTTGA
- a CDS encoding iron-containing alcohol dehydrogenase: MKGTSSPTSTSSAPSSTPGGLPPFDHEPLGRVIFAPGALAQLGAAVRSVGGTRVLLVTDAGLAHTGHPGRAVGFMREAGLDVAVFDGVRENPTDHEVGNGVSRAREHGADCLVAVGGGSSMDCAKGINFILTNGGRMADYKGHGKAAKPMLPSVGVPTTAGTGSEAQCYALITDERTHLKMACGDKKAAFRVSILDPELTLSQPRSVTAVTGIDALAHAIESFVCTKRNAVSAMYARAAFGYLEPNFETVLTDPQNLTARSAMQIGSHLAGMAIESSMLGVCHSCANPLTAHYGITHGVAIGVMLPHVIRFNAAAVGHLYAELAPTAAGANGRPAAEALAARVRQLTAAAGLPQSLKECGVSDTILPLLAEEANQQWTARFNPRPVTEADIHKLYQAAW, from the coding sequence ATGAAGGGAACCTCTTCACCCACCTCTACAAGCAGCGCGCCCTCCAGCACGCCCGGCGGCCTGCCGCCGTTTGACCACGAGCCGCTCGGGCGTGTCATCTTCGCACCGGGCGCGCTCGCGCAGCTCGGCGCGGCGGTCCGCTCGGTGGGCGGGACCCGGGTGCTACTGGTGACCGACGCCGGCCTCGCGCACACCGGGCATCCGGGCCGGGCTGTCGGGTTCATGCGCGAAGCCGGACTCGATGTGGCCGTTTTCGACGGCGTCCGCGAGAACCCCACCGATCACGAGGTCGGGAACGGCGTCTCACGCGCGAGGGAGCATGGCGCGGACTGCCTCGTGGCGGTCGGCGGCGGCAGCTCAATGGATTGTGCCAAAGGCATCAACTTCATTCTCACCAACGGCGGCCGCATGGCCGACTACAAGGGGCACGGGAAGGCCGCCAAGCCGATGCTGCCGTCCGTCGGGGTGCCCACCACTGCGGGAACAGGCAGCGAGGCCCAGTGTTACGCGCTCATCACCGACGAGCGCACCCACCTGAAAATGGCGTGCGGGGACAAGAAGGCCGCGTTCCGGGTGTCGATCCTCGATCCGGAGTTGACGCTCTCTCAGCCCCGCTCGGTTACCGCGGTCACCGGGATCGACGCGCTCGCGCACGCGATCGAGTCGTTCGTGTGTACGAAGCGTAACGCCGTGTCCGCGATGTACGCGCGGGCCGCGTTCGGCTACCTGGAACCGAACTTCGAGACGGTCCTGACCGACCCGCAGAACCTGACGGCCCGGTCCGCCATGCAGATCGGTTCGCACCTGGCGGGGATGGCGATCGAGAGTTCGATGCTCGGGGTGTGCCACAGTTGCGCCAACCCGCTGACGGCACATTACGGGATCACCCACGGGGTGGCGATCGGGGTGATGCTCCCGCACGTGATCCGCTTCAACGCCGCCGCCGTGGGACACCTGTACGCCGAACTGGCCCCGACCGCCGCCGGCGCGAACGGCCGGCCCGCAGCGGAAGCCCTCGCGGCCCGCGTCCGGCAACTGACCGCCGCGGCGGGTCTGCCGCAATCCTTGAAAGAGTGCGGGGTGAGTGACACTATCCTCCCTCTGCTCGCCGAGGAGGCGAACCAACAGTGGACCGCGCGGTTCAACCCCCGCCCCGTGACCGAGGCCGATATCCACAAGCTGTATCAGGCCGCGTGGTAA